One window of Triticum dicoccoides isolate Atlit2015 ecotype Zavitan chromosome 5A, WEW_v2.0, whole genome shotgun sequence genomic DNA carries:
- the LOC119299970 gene encoding uncharacterized protein LOC119299970 produces the protein MALAKLDPAAIATAITAIGDDLLREIFLRLPSLPSLVRAALACRTFLRAVRTSPDFRRRFLAVHPPQILGFFDHPLRRRGIPAFVPFRSSSDPDLAAAVSGADFLLTRLPEDSGDPGWEMNSTCCSYLVLHNKKTKQLAAYNPLTRALDIFPCPAQEANCHPRYLACHITVSEEDPRSFRLVCVRCRRRRRRTLARFSVFSSDSREWQSFPWVDTSTPRLSSSSSSSSSSTNDTLTNGCVYWKHKNQAYVVVLNTATLQMSRMDLPPNMEDDCTDFRLGQTKDGHLCMAYIDHPDANMEVLSVCCWSADSDGVSRLMTHKVFPKSTFIDAAMCSTGDAVMMEVSAVIDGFVFLSINYARWNDCLVSFCLETENVNKLIGHTYYCHMHPYIMAWPPSLVGNKEDLEIKVTGDNVADDGPVGTEGTPSVLAMTLQSYKEALINGDGAKVSEIEAFLLSIEDEKKSLVAELTTARDCISRISAGTDGYRGGAEREG, from the exons atggcGCTGGCGAAGCTTGATCCAGCGGCCATCGCCACCGCAATCACTGCTATCGGCGACGACCTCCTCCGCGAGATCTTCCTCCGCCTCCCCTCCCTCCCGAGCCTCGTCCGCGCCGCCCTCGCCTGCCGCACCTTCCTCCGCGCCGTCCGAACCTCCCCCGACTTCCGCCGCCGCTTCCTGGCTGTCCACCCGCCCCAGATCCTTGGATTCTTCGACCACCCTCTCCGACGAAGGGGCATCCCTGCCTTCGTCCCCTTCCGAAGCTCCTCTGAcccggacctcgccgccgccgtcagcGGCGCCGATTTCCTCCTCACCCGCCTACCGGAAGACAGCGGCGACCCCGGGTGGGAGATGAATTCAACCTGCTGCAGCTACCTCGTCCTCCACAACAAGAAAACCAAGCAGCTGGCCGCCTACAACCCCCTCACGCGGGCGCTGGATATCTTCCCCTGCCCGGCCCAGGAGGCCAACTGCCATCCCCGGTACCTTGCGTGCCACATCACCGTCTCCGAGGAGGACCCGAGGTCGTTCCGTCTGGTTTGCGTGCGTTGCCGCAGGCGCCGTCGCCGGACGCTTGCTCGATTCTCCGTCTTCTCATCGGACAGCAGGGAGTGGCAGAGTTTCCCTTGGGTGGACACGTCCACGCCgcggctctcttcttcttcttcttcttcctcgtcttccacTAATGACACGCTGACGAATGGATGCGTCTACTGGAAACATAAGAATCAAGCGTATGTGGTCGTGCTCAACACCGCGACGTTGCAAATGTCTCGGATGGATTTGCCGCCAAACATGGAAGATGACTGCACAGATTTTCGGCTTGGTCAGACCAAGGATGGGCATCTCTGTATGGCATACATAGATCACCCTGATGCAAACATGGAAGTGCTTTCTGTTTGTTGTTGGAGCGCCGATAGTGATGGTGTTAGCAGGTTGATGACGCACAAGGTTTTCCCAAAGAGTACATTTATTGATGCCGCTATGTGTTCGACAGGGGATGCTGTCATGATGGAGGTTTCGGCGGTCATCGATGGATTTGTGTTCCTGTCTATTAATTATGCTAGGTGGAACGACTGCCTCGTATCCTTCTGCCTGGAAACAGAGAATGTAAACAAGCTCATCGGTCATACGTACTACTGCCATATGCATCCTTACATCATGGCATGGCCTCCTTCTTTGGTAGGCAACAAG GAGGATTTAGAAATCAAAGTTACTGGAGATAATGTGGCGGATGATGGTCCTGTGGGCACAGAAGGGACTCCCTCTGTTCTTGCGATGACGTTGCAATCATATAAAGAAGCTTTGATTAATGGCGATGGGGCAAAAGTTTCAGAGATAGAGGCATTTCTACTTTCCATCGAGGATGAGAAGAAGTCTCTGGTTGCAGAATTGACTACTGCGAGAGATTGTATCTCGAGGATAAGTGCCGGCACCGATGGGTACAGGGGAGGGGCAGAAAGAGAGGGGTGA